The Nocardioides campestrisoli genome includes a window with the following:
- a CDS encoding alpha/beta hydrolase has product MTVTIPVPAPLPPVTRPEGEPGAADSLAERLYTTASRFEEFGDTAASAKDGAGVWFGQAFEAYRGAASRASGEHASMAATVKRVAHGVTAYADTLRDLLRSYEQLRDRRTALHGQRDDLISDIESTLDPTPQILAALRSRATHLAARMDDWVTDRDAWLSQVQAAEDLVRRTFESATDLGDALSDLGGVSDTARDAMAKPGAPGPDSSPEQVADWWADLDDAAREAVTAAYPSVIGSADGLPAGARDDANRVLLDGDLARLGAKEEDGTIDPAERKALENARQTDTALRNAEEYEDPLGDGKPGAQLWLYDPTAFDGDGRVAVTVGDLDTAKDVAVFTPGITTDMSKVGGYTGQMYNLYESTRYNGDGSSVAAMFWLGYDAPDGPIDPATATEGRAEDGGRRLADAVDGLRASRGDDPAHLTAIGHSYGSTTTSYATGEFDLAADDVVLVGSPGAGPADDAGDFSVGRDHVFVGRDSRDIVAVLGDEGWMGKGGIGLGRDPSSDDFGAVRFEAERVDREDIRNWDAAHSNYLSVDTESLYNIGLIVDGHGDEVNRAEHSYDPWYDLPRDPEIDREPTSGVPGRSQTRGME; this is encoded by the coding sequence GTGACGGTCACGATCCCCGTCCCGGCGCCGCTGCCGCCGGTGACCCGCCCCGAGGGCGAGCCCGGCGCGGCCGACTCGCTCGCCGAGCGGCTCTACACCACGGCCTCCCGGTTCGAGGAGTTCGGCGACACCGCCGCGAGCGCCAAGGACGGCGCCGGCGTCTGGTTCGGCCAGGCGTTCGAGGCCTACCGCGGCGCGGCGAGCCGGGCCTCGGGGGAGCATGCGTCGATGGCCGCAACGGTCAAGCGCGTCGCCCACGGCGTCACGGCGTACGCCGACACGCTGCGCGACCTGCTGCGCAGCTACGAGCAGCTGCGCGACCGGCGTACGGCGCTCCACGGGCAGCGCGACGACCTGATCTCCGACATCGAGTCGACGCTCGACCCGACCCCGCAGATCCTCGCCGCGCTGCGCAGCCGGGCCACCCACCTGGCCGCCCGGATGGACGACTGGGTCACCGACCGGGACGCCTGGCTCTCCCAGGTGCAGGCCGCGGAGGACCTGGTGCGCCGCACCTTCGAGTCCGCCACCGACCTGGGCGACGCGCTCTCCGACCTGGGCGGGGTCAGCGACACCGCGCGGGACGCGATGGCCAAGCCGGGGGCGCCGGGCCCGGACTCCTCGCCCGAGCAGGTCGCCGACTGGTGGGCCGACCTCGACGACGCCGCGCGGGAGGCGGTCACCGCGGCGTACCCGTCGGTGATCGGCAGCGCCGACGGGCTGCCCGCGGGGGCTCGCGACGACGCCAACCGGGTGCTGCTCGACGGCGACCTGGCCAGGCTGGGCGCGAAGGAGGAGGACGGGACGATCGACCCGGCCGAGCGCAAGGCCCTGGAGAACGCCCGGCAGACCGACACGGCGCTGCGCAACGCCGAGGAGTACGAGGACCCCCTGGGCGACGGCAAGCCCGGGGCGCAGCTGTGGCTCTACGACCCGACCGCGTTCGACGGGGACGGCCGGGTGGCGGTCACGGTGGGCGACCTGGACACCGCGAAGGACGTCGCGGTCTTCACCCCGGGCATCACCACCGACATGAGCAAGGTCGGCGGCTACACGGGGCAGATGTACAACCTCTACGAGTCCACGCGCTACAACGGCGACGGGTCGAGCGTGGCGGCGATGTTCTGGCTGGGGTACGACGCCCCGGACGGTCCGATCGACCCGGCGACCGCGACCGAGGGCCGGGCCGAGGACGGCGGTCGCCGGCTGGCCGACGCGGTCGACGGGTTGCGCGCCAGCCGCGGCGACGACCCGGCGCACCTGACCGCGATCGGCCACAGCTACGGCTCGACCACGACCTCGTACGCGACCGGCGAGTTCGACCTGGCCGCCGACGACGTGGTGTTGGTCGGCAGCCCGGGGGCCGGCCCGGCCGACGACGCCGGTGACTTCAGCGTGGGGCGCGACCACGTCTTCGTGGGGCGCGACAGCCGCGACATCGTCGCGGTCCTGGGCGACGAGGGCTGGATGGGCAAGGGCGGCATCGGCCTGGGCCGGGACCCGTCGTCCGACGACTTCGGTGCCGTCCGCTTCGAGGCCGAGCGGGTGGACCGGGAGGACATCCGCAACTGGGACGCTGCCCACTCCAACTACCTCTCGGTGGACACGGAGTCGCTCTACAACATCGGGCTGATCGTCGACGGCCACGGCGACGAGGTCAACCGCGCCGAGCACTCCT